A single genomic interval of Antarcticibacterium arcticum harbors:
- a CDS encoding PQQ-dependent sugar dehydrogenase, protein MKPARIPGFIGEQQRGNFIHIQCTCFLLIVFLIQGVHTFAQKPTIEREQGAIKVVKLAEGLDHPWALAFLPDNRVMVTERSGALKIIDTMNKISKPLEGSPEVFAKGQGGLMDIALDPDFSNNHYIYLSYAEAGQDSTSTTALGRGTFRNDRLNNFEVIFRMEPGIKEDKHFGNRIIFTPEGQILFTLADRFKFDPAQDNSNHMGTIVRINKDGSVPTDNPFVGDPNALDEIWSYGHRNIESAAIDPKTGKLWVAEMGPMGGDELNQPQVGKNYGWPLVSWGRNYDGSNIPNPDTRPDLEDAVIVWTPTISPSGMIFYDGNMFPEWKDHAIIGGLTSSGIVIVSIQDDKATETERVPLAARIRDIAQGPDGAVYVITDAKNGMLLKLQKME, encoded by the coding sequence ATGAAACCAGCCAGAATTCCGGGATTTATTGGAGAACAACAACGTGGAAATTTCATTCATATTCAATGCACCTGTTTTTTATTAATTGTTTTTTTAATTCAGGGAGTGCACACATTTGCACAAAAACCCACGATCGAAAGAGAACAGGGAGCTATAAAGGTGGTTAAACTGGCTGAGGGCCTTGATCATCCCTGGGCGCTTGCATTTCTGCCAGATAACAGGGTAATGGTTACAGAACGAAGCGGGGCTTTAAAGATCATAGATACTATGAATAAAATTTCTAAACCCCTTGAGGGATCTCCTGAAGTATTTGCCAAAGGCCAGGGAGGCTTGATGGATATCGCGCTGGACCCGGATTTTTCCAATAACCATTATATTTACCTCAGCTATGCTGAAGCCGGCCAAGACAGCACCTCTACTACTGCCCTTGGGAGGGGAACCTTTCGAAATGACCGCCTCAATAACTTTGAAGTAATTTTCAGGATGGAACCCGGGATCAAAGAAGATAAACATTTCGGGAACCGGATTATTTTTACCCCTGAAGGACAGATCCTTTTCACCCTTGCAGATAGATTTAAATTTGACCCCGCCCAGGATAATTCCAATCATATGGGCACTATTGTAAGAATTAATAAAGATGGGAGCGTCCCCACAGATAATCCTTTTGTTGGTGATCCTAATGCCCTTGATGAGATTTGGAGTTACGGCCACAGGAATATTGAAAGTGCCGCTATAGATCCTAAAACCGGCAAACTTTGGGTAGCCGAAATGGGTCCAATGGGAGGTGACGAATTAAACCAGCCCCAGGTAGGTAAAAATTACGGTTGGCCACTCGTAAGTTGGGGGCGAAATTATGACGGCAGCAACATTCCCAACCCAGATACCCGGCCTGACCTGGAAGATGCTGTTATTGTTTGGACTCCCACTATTTCGCCCTCGGGGATGATATTCTATGATGGAAATATGTTTCCGGAATGGAAAGACCATGCGATTATTGGAGGACTCACCAGTAGCGGTATAGTAATAGTGAGCATACAAGACGATAAAGCAACAGAAACTGAACGGGTTCCCCTTGCGGCACGAATAAGGGATATAGCCCAGGGACCAGATGGTGCGGTTTATGTAATTACAGATGCAAAAAATGGAATGCTGCTTAAACTCCAAAAGATGGAGTAA
- a CDS encoding GAF domain-containing sensor histidine kinase yields MLDVICKTTGMGFAAIARVTEDKWVTCTTRDEIAFGLKPGDELKVETTICDEVRRYDEPVFIDNVQLDEHYSCHPTPKMYGFESYVSVPIYKQDGSFFGTLCAIDKKPAVVKSDEVMGMFRLFADLISFHLHTIEKIKTANINLEDERKNSVLREQFIAILGHDLRNPLATIRMSSDILLKFAKEDLVKRQAAMIKSTTFRMEDLIGNILDFARGQFGEGILINKKSNLHDLEDILDQIIAEIETMSPDQNIEHDFQLNKEFSSDANRIGQLLSNLLGNAVIHGDHSRSIKVTATTLNDEFKLSVINGGKKIPESEMEQLFKPFYRKGPGNGKQGLGLGLFISSEIAKAHGGKLSVHSTEEGTSFTFSMPILQS; encoded by the coding sequence CTGCTGGATGTAATTTGCAAAACCACAGGAATGGGCTTTGCAGCGATTGCCCGTGTAACAGAAGACAAATGGGTTACCTGTACCACAAGAGATGAAATCGCTTTTGGTTTAAAACCGGGAGATGAACTAAAGGTTGAAACTACGATATGTGATGAGGTTCGCAGGTATGATGAGCCTGTATTTATAGACAACGTACAACTGGACGAGCATTATTCCTGCCATCCCACCCCGAAGATGTATGGTTTTGAAAGTTATGTATCAGTGCCTATTTACAAGCAGGATGGCAGTTTCTTTGGCACCCTGTGCGCTATAGATAAAAAGCCGGCCGTTGTAAAATCTGACGAGGTAATGGGGATGTTCCGGCTTTTTGCAGACCTTATCTCCTTCCATTTGCATACAATAGAAAAGATAAAGACAGCAAACATTAACCTGGAAGATGAAAGAAAAAATTCTGTATTAAGGGAACAATTCATAGCCATTTTAGGCCATGACCTTCGCAATCCTCTTGCAACCATAAGAATGAGCTCAGATATCCTCCTTAAGTTTGCCAAGGAAGACCTTGTAAAACGCCAGGCTGCTATGATTAAATCTACCACTTTCCGCATGGAAGATTTAATAGGAAATATTCTGGATTTCGCACGGGGGCAATTTGGGGAAGGGATCCTGATTAATAAAAAATCCAACCTCCATGATCTGGAGGACATTCTTGATCAAATTATTGCTGAAATTGAAACCATGTCTCCCGATCAAAATATTGAACATGACTTTCAGTTAAACAAAGAATTTTCTTCAGATGCCAACAGAATTGGCCAGTTATTATCCAATCTATTGGGAAATGCCGTTATCCATGGAGATCATTCCAGGAGTATAAAAGTTACTGCCACCACTTTAAATGATGAGTTCAAACTATCTGTAATAAACGGAGGTAAAAAAATCCCGGAATCTGAAATGGAACAATTGTTCAAACCCTTTTACCGTAAGGGACCGGGGAATGGAAAACAGGGCCTTGGGCTTGGACTTTTTATATCCTCTGAGATCGCTAAAGCGCATGGTGGAAAACTAAGTGTACATTCTACTGAAGAAGGTACCAGTTTTACTTTTTCTATGCCCATACTCCAAAGCTGA
- the xseA gene encoding exodeoxyribonuclease VII large subunit produces the protein MQPRQIFPLSRLTAAIENVINSHCSRIVWVKAEIVRLNYYSHTGHCFPELVEKVDGKIIAEIRGNIWKANFEAINTKFKSVLNEDLGDDMSVVIQATVTYHPIYGLALNILDIDPEFTLGELARQKMETINKLRTENIFDSNKKTFLPPLPKTIALISVSSSKGYQDFMNVIENNPQDYQFHIVLFPAVLQGEKAVTTIMAALDRVFEYKDVFDAVVIVRGGGGEIGLSCYDNYDLARAIALFPLPILTGIGHSSNETVCEMVAYHSFITPTRIAGFLLEQYNTFAGLLKENIASISNQVEWLNNRENAELNELSTHFAMAVARNVKKAENDLKYLINAIEYNAVALLKSDKAELKNISTGIHYLDPQTILKRGFSITRLNGEVINGAAGVNPGDLLQTRLYDGIIKSRVETIEQEK, from the coding sequence ATGCAACCCAGGCAAATATTTCCTCTTTCCAGGCTTACAGCGGCAATTGAAAATGTCATCAATTCCCACTGCAGCAGGATAGTTTGGGTAAAGGCCGAAATTGTGAGATTGAATTACTACTCCCACACCGGTCACTGTTTTCCGGAACTTGTGGAAAAGGTAGATGGAAAGATCATTGCCGAAATTAGAGGTAATATCTGGAAGGCCAACTTTGAAGCCATAAACACGAAATTCAAATCTGTTCTTAATGAAGATCTGGGAGATGATATGAGCGTAGTGATCCAGGCTACTGTCACTTACCATCCCATTTACGGGCTTGCCTTGAATATCCTGGATATAGATCCAGAATTTACCCTGGGTGAACTCGCCAGGCAAAAAATGGAGACGATCAATAAACTTCGCACGGAAAATATTTTTGATTCCAACAAAAAAACCTTCTTACCCCCACTTCCCAAAACTATTGCACTTATTTCAGTAAGCAGCAGTAAAGGTTACCAGGATTTTATGAATGTTATTGAAAACAATCCCCAGGATTACCAATTTCATATAGTCCTTTTTCCTGCGGTTTTACAAGGGGAAAAAGCCGTTACTACCATCATGGCTGCATTAGATAGGGTTTTTGAATACAAAGATGTATTTGATGCGGTAGTTATTGTGCGTGGAGGTGGTGGGGAAATTGGTTTGAGTTGTTATGATAATTATGATCTGGCCAGGGCAATTGCGCTCTTTCCCTTACCAATTCTAACCGGTATTGGACATTCTTCCAATGAAACGGTTTGTGAAATGGTAGCTTATCACAGCTTTATAACTCCTACCAGGATCGCAGGTTTCCTGCTGGAACAATATAACACCTTTGCCGGCCTGTTAAAAGAAAATATTGCCAGCATTTCGAATCAGGTGGAATGGTTGAATAACCGGGAAAATGCTGAACTTAACGAATTATCAACACATTTTGCAATGGCTGTGGCCCGCAATGTAAAGAAGGCGGAAAATGATCTTAAATATTTAATAAACGCTATTGAATACAACGCCGTAGCATTATTAAAAAGTGATAAAGCTGAATTAAAAAATATTTCCACCGGTATTCATTACCTGGATCCTCAAACAATCTTAAAAAGAGGTTTTAGCATTACCCGCCTTAATGGAGAGGTAATTAATGGGGCCGCAGGGGTAAATCCGGGAGACCTTCTGCAAACCCGGCTCTATGATGGTATTATTAAAAGCAGGGTTGAAACAATAGAACAGGAAAAATAA
- the xseB gene encoding exodeoxyribonuclease VII small subunit yields MKQKLTYTNAFAELQEIVSEMENAEIGIDLLESKVKRASELLKICKDKLYCTEKNVEDVLKEIRDYPEKKEL; encoded by the coding sequence ATGAAACAAAAACTTACCTATACCAATGCCTTTGCTGAACTTCAGGAAATTGTAAGCGAAATGGAAAATGCAGAAATTGGAATTGACCTTCTGGAATCTAAAGTGAAAAGAGCTTCAGAATTGCTGAAAATATGCAAGGACAAACTTTATTGTACCGAGAAAAATGTCGAGGATGTTTTAAAGGAGATAAGGGATTATCCTGAAAAAAAAGAACTATAA
- a CDS encoding c-type cytochrome, translating to MRKLSKLILTLITITAFTACGDSEKKEKDDVKIGDYSQEAPKKEAAATSSKDMVDMSNKGIGPVKSVTLNAEIDKALAVKGETVFKNMCTACHKTDKKFIGPAIVGITERRSPEWIMNMILNPEEMIANDPIAKQLLLESNMAVMANQNLTEEEARSILEYFRTLDEEI from the coding sequence ATGAGAAAATTATCAAAATTGATCCTGACCTTAATTACAATAACAGCTTTCACCGCCTGTGGTGATTCAGAGAAAAAAGAAAAGGATGATGTAAAAATTGGAGATTACAGCCAGGAAGCTCCTAAAAAAGAAGCAGCTGCAACCAGTTCAAAAGATATGGTAGACATGTCAAACAAAGGGATTGGCCCGGTAAAATCTGTAACCCTGAATGCAGAAATTGACAAAGCCCTGGCCGTGAAAGGAGAAACAGTATTTAAAAATATGTGTACTGCCTGTCATAAAACTGATAAAAAGTTTATTGGTCCTGCCATAGTAGGTATTACAGAAAGGCGTTCTCCCGAGTGGATCATGAATATGATCCTGAATCCGGAAGAAATGATCGCCAATGATCCTATTGCAAAACAATTGTTGCTGGAATCCAATATGGCGGTTATGGCAAATCAAAACCTCACCGAGGAGGAAGCCAGATCTATCCTTGAATATTTCAGAACTCTTGACGAAGAGATTTAA
- a CDS encoding fasciclin domain-containing protein, with product MKTKPLLFAFLMFTGTLIFVGCKEKSLDDAPATTSSQTETTETSSNRGQAFIEDENSEANALRTAINSPDHSTLVAAVQAAGVENALVNVGPLSVFAPTNAAFEKLPAGTVDDLLKPENKEKLAYILKNHVAPSNYPIETLMKNVDKGRALYMASGESVPVTREGDDIYVGGTKIVGSIKVSNGWVHVVEDIILPKNTN from the coding sequence ATGAAAACAAAACCTTTATTATTTGCTTTTCTAATGTTCACGGGCACCTTGATATTTGTAGGTTGTAAGGAAAAATCTTTAGATGATGCTCCCGCAACTACATCTTCTCAAACCGAGACCACGGAAACCTCATCCAATCGCGGACAGGCCTTTATTGAAGATGAAAATTCTGAAGCCAACGCGTTACGCACTGCGATAAATTCGCCAGACCATTCTACCCTTGTAGCTGCGGTTCAGGCCGCAGGAGTTGAAAACGCCCTGGTAAATGTAGGACCTCTTTCAGTTTTTGCACCAACCAATGCGGCATTTGAAAAATTACCTGCAGGTACTGTTGATGACCTTCTCAAACCCGAGAACAAGGAAAAACTTGCCTATATCCTGAAAAATCATGTGGCTCCAAGCAATTATCCCATTGAAACCTTAATGAAAAATGTAGACAAAGGTCGTGCGCTTTATATGGCCTCAGGAGAATCTGTTCCTGTTACCAGGGAAGGTGATGATATCTATGTAGGTGGTACCAAAATAGTTGGTTCCATAAAAGTAAGCAATGGATGGGTTCATGTTGTAGAAGACATCATATTACCAAAAAACACTAATTAA
- the nosZ gene encoding Sec-dependent nitrous-oxide reductase, translated as MKKINSILSLLILSVLMIGCGGDDDRKKSGAMATNAAERVYVAPGEHDEFYGFFSGGFSGQMSVYGLPSGRLLKVIPVFSQDAEKGYGYNEGTKAMLNTSYGFIPWGDLHHVDISQTNGELDGRWVFTHENNTPRVARIDLNTFETGEILEIPNSAGNHSFAITENTEYLIAGTRFAIPSPQRDMSIEEMKGNFKGPLTFVKVDQETGGMELAFQVIMPGFNFDLAHPGRNASHGWMFATTYNSEEANTLLEVNASQNDKDFIVALNWKKIEEYINNGGGTMMDAEYAHNVYDHNSSTATSTMKKGVKTVDPKDIPGAVFFMPIPKSPHGCDVDPTGEYIVGSGKLAAELTVFSFSKMIKAIEDKNYDGDAYGIPILKYEDILGGIVKQPGLGPLHTEFDGKGNAYTTFFISSEVVKWSLTDYQVIDRKPTYYSVGHLMIPGGNSRKPFGKYLVAMNKITKDRYLPTGPEMNHSAQLYDITGDKMELLLDFPTIGEPHYAAGIPADLVKQNSKKIYRLDENTHEHSVRNESETRVERKGNEVHVYMTMVRSHFSPDNIEGIKVGDKVYFHVTNLEQDFDVPHGFAMIGANTAELLIMPGATKTMLWEPKRVGVYPLYCTDFCSALHQEMQGYVRVSAAGANTPLKWSLDGD; from the coding sequence ATGAAAAAAATCAATTCTATTTTATCCTTATTGATCCTCTCTGTCCTTATGATAGGTTGTGGTGGAGATGATGACAGGAAAAAATCTGGCGCCATGGCTACCAATGCAGCCGAGCGCGTTTATGTAGCCCCGGGAGAACACGATGAATTCTACGGATTCTTCTCCGGGGGTTTCAGCGGTCAAATGTCGGTTTACGGGTTACCCTCCGGACGTCTTTTAAAAGTAATCCCTGTATTTTCACAGGACGCAGAAAAAGGATATGGGTACAATGAGGGTACAAAGGCAATGCTTAATACTTCCTATGGATTCATTCCCTGGGGAGATCTTCACCACGTTGATATCTCCCAAACAAATGGAGAACTTGACGGCCGGTGGGTGTTCACCCACGAGAATAACACCCCGCGTGTTGCCCGTATAGACCTGAATACTTTTGAAACCGGTGAGATCCTGGAAATTCCCAACAGCGCCGGTAACCACAGTTTTGCTATTACAGAGAATACAGAGTACCTTATTGCAGGAACACGTTTTGCAATTCCTTCTCCTCAAAGAGATATGTCTATTGAAGAGATGAAAGGGAATTTTAAAGGCCCTCTTACTTTCGTAAAAGTAGACCAGGAAACAGGTGGAATGGAACTCGCTTTCCAGGTAATCATGCCGGGTTTCAATTTTGACCTTGCGCATCCCGGAAGAAATGCTTCCCACGGGTGGATGTTTGCCACTACTTACAACTCTGAAGAAGCTAACACCCTTCTTGAGGTAAATGCTTCCCAAAATGATAAGGATTTTATTGTTGCCCTTAACTGGAAAAAAATAGAAGAATACATTAATAATGGTGGCGGTACAATGATGGATGCAGAATATGCCCACAACGTGTATGACCATAATTCCAGTACTGCAACCTCAACTATGAAAAAAGGTGTAAAAACTGTAGATCCAAAGGATATTCCCGGAGCTGTATTTTTCATGCCTATTCCAAAATCTCCGCACGGTTGTGATGTAGATCCTACCGGAGAATATATAGTTGGTAGCGGTAAACTTGCTGCAGAGTTAACAGTATTCTCCTTCTCAAAAATGATCAAAGCTATTGAGGATAAGAATTATGACGGGGATGCCTATGGAATCCCTATCCTTAAATATGAAGATATTCTTGGAGGTATCGTTAAGCAACCCGGGCTGGGGCCACTTCATACTGAATTTGACGGAAAAGGAAATGCTTATACCACGTTCTTTATCTCTTCTGAAGTTGTAAAATGGAGTCTTACAGATTATCAGGTTATAGACAGGAAACCTACTTATTACTCTGTGGGTCACCTTATGATCCCTGGTGGAAACTCAAGAAAGCCTTTCGGAAAATACCTTGTTGCAATGAACAAAATTACCAAGGACAGGTATTTGCCAACTGGCCCGGAAATGAACCACTCGGCTCAATTATATGATATTACAGGCGATAAAATGGAGTTGCTTCTGGATTTCCCTACCATTGGAGAGCCACATTATGCCGCCGGAATTCCAGCCGATCTTGTTAAGCAGAATTCCAAAAAGATCTATCGGCTGGATGAGAACACTCACGAACATTCAGTGAGAAATGAATCTGAAACCCGTGTAGAAAGAAAAGGGAATGAAGTTCATGTGTATATGACAATGGTTAGAAGTCATTTCTCTCCAGATAATATTGAAGGTATCAAAGTGGGAGATAAAGTATATTTCCACGTGACCAACCTGGAACAGGATTTTGATGTACCACACGGATTTGCAATGATAGGAGCTAATACTGCCGAGCTGCTTATTATGCCGGGTGCTACCAAAACAATGCTTTGGGAACCAAAACGCGTTGGAGTATACCCACTATACTGTACAGATTTTTGTTCAGCGTTACACCAGGAAATGCAAGGTTACGTAAGAGTTTCTGCAGCAGGTGCCAATACGCCACTTAAGTGGTCACTTGATGGTGACTAG
- a CDS encoding nitrous oxide reductase accessory protein NosL produces the protein MKNYLYLFITLFLISCSNEPEPIVYGSDSCSYCKMTIVSKAHSAQLVTKKGKQIKYDAIECLVKDNIQNYDEKEVALILVANYKEPGTMLPAKEAAYVIDEQITSPMGANLAAVKKGNEIEGISASYTWNELKNHFLKEDSQRQR, from the coding sequence ATGAAAAATTACCTTTATTTGTTTATCACGTTGTTTTTGATTTCCTGCAGTAATGAGCCGGAACCTATTGTATATGGAAGTGATAGCTGTTCTTATTGCAAAATGACAATTGTTAGTAAAGCACATTCAGCTCAACTTGTCACCAAAAAAGGCAAACAAATAAAATATGATGCCATTGAATGTTTGGTAAAAGATAACATTCAAAATTATGATGAGAAAGAAGTTGCCCTAATACTGGTAGCCAATTATAAGGAACCTGGTACAATGTTACCTGCGAAGGAAGCCGCGTATGTAATAGATGAGCAAATAACCAGTCCTATGGGAGCCAATCTGGCCGCTGTAAAGAAAGGCAATGAGATAGAAGGCATCTCTGCTTCTTACACCTGGAATGAACTAAAAAACCATTTCCTCAAGGAGGATTCCCAACGCCAGAGATGA
- a CDS encoding nitrous oxide reductase family maturation protein NosD has protein sequence MRYFLSIIFLLNLLPTFAGEIKVCSSCEVKTVKEAIELAESGDTILIEKGVYKEFDLNIINKSLHLKGVNYPVIDAGMNGTAFGIKADGVTIEGLKIINVGRSYTKDFAAILLHGSKNFVLKNNILENVFFGFLIEKSHKGIITGNRIKSEGGEESNSGNGIHLWSSTEVIVKNNQVEGMRDGIYIEFGKKCEILNNVCEKNIRYGLHFMFSDGNSYIGNTFEENGAGVAVMFSKFIEMKKNIFRKSWGSASYGLLLKEISDATLENNIFEDNTIAVNADGTTRVKFIENDFKNNGYAIKVHGGAYTTSFSRNNFLYNSFDVAYSGRLNDNSFNGNYWSDYTGYDLNNDKVGDVPFRPVKLFSYLVNKTPEAIVLLRSIFIDLVDFSEKVSPIFTPAGLIDHEPQMNRIKW, from the coding sequence ATGAGATATTTTCTAAGTATTATTTTTTTATTAAACCTCCTTCCCACTTTTGCAGGGGAAATAAAGGTATGCTCCTCCTGTGAAGTTAAAACGGTTAAGGAAGCTATTGAATTGGCAGAAAGCGGAGATACCATTCTTATTGAAAAAGGGGTTTATAAGGAATTTGACCTCAACATTATCAATAAGAGCCTTCACCTTAAAGGTGTAAATTATCCGGTAATCGATGCAGGTATGAATGGTACCGCGTTTGGGATAAAAGCAGATGGCGTAACTATCGAAGGCCTTAAAATCATTAACGTGGGCAGAAGTTATACCAAGGATTTTGCCGCTATCCTTTTACATGGAAGTAAAAATTTTGTGCTGAAAAACAATATCCTGGAAAATGTATTTTTCGGGTTTTTAATAGAGAAATCCCACAAGGGTATTATCACCGGCAATCGTATAAAAAGTGAAGGCGGAGAGGAATCAAATTCCGGTAACGGCATACATCTATGGAGCTCAACTGAAGTTATCGTAAAAAACAACCAGGTCGAGGGAATGCGGGACGGCATCTATATTGAATTTGGCAAAAAATGTGAGATCCTGAATAATGTTTGTGAAAAGAACATTCGCTATGGCCTGCACTTCATGTTCTCAGACGGGAACAGCTATATAGGGAACACGTTTGAGGAAAATGGCGCCGGGGTTGCAGTGATGTTCTCCAAATTCATAGAGATGAAAAAGAACATTTTCAGGAAAAGCTGGGGATCTGCCTCCTACGGGTTATTGCTTAAAGAGATCTCTGATGCTACACTGGAAAACAACATTTTTGAGGATAATACCATAGCCGTAAATGCCGATGGTACTACCCGTGTTAAGTTTATCGAAAATGACTTTAAAAATAATGGTTATGCCATTAAAGTTCACGGCGGGGCTTATACCACCAGTTTTTCAAGAAATAATTTTCTCTATAACTCCTTTGATGTTGCTTATTCGGGCAGGTTAAATGATAATTCCTTTAACGGCAACTACTGGAGCGATTATACCGGTTACGACCTTAATAATGATAAAGTTGGCGATGTGCCATTTCGCCCGGTAAAACTTTTTTCTTACCTGGTAAATAAAACTCCCGAAGCCATTGTGCTTTTAAGGAGCATTTTTATAGACCTGGTAGATTTCTCAGAAAAAGTTTCCCCCATTTTCACCCCTGCCGGGTTAATTGACCATGAACCCCAAATGAACAGAATAAAATGGTAA
- a CDS encoding ABC transporter ATP-binding protein, with product MVSIKNLHKKFGSLVVLNGLDLEIEQKGIIAILGPNGSGKTTLIKSLLGMVVPAKGDIEIGGEKVRNHWNYRKNIDYLPQIAHFPGNLKVNELIRMIKDLRGKDARDKELIEFFKLEPFLDKKLNNLSGGSKQKVNLVLCFMFDSPLIILDEPTSGLDPVSLLRLRDLIQQEKAKGKTILITSHIMSFVEEVADRIVFLLEGKIYFNGTVTELKSSTGQPDFEHAIANILTKNNA from the coding sequence ATGGTAAGTATTAAAAACCTTCATAAAAAATTTGGTTCCCTGGTAGTGCTTAACGGCCTTGACCTTGAAATAGAACAAAAAGGGATCATAGCTATCCTGGGACCAAACGGCTCCGGAAAAACCACCCTCATAAAAAGTTTGCTGGGTATGGTAGTTCCGGCCAAAGGCGATATAGAAATTGGAGGAGAAAAAGTGAGAAACCACTGGAACTACAGAAAGAATATTGATTATTTACCTCAAATAGCTCATTTTCCGGGCAATCTTAAGGTAAATGAACTTATAAGAATGATCAAGGACCTTAGGGGCAAAGATGCCCGGGATAAAGAACTTATAGAGTTCTTTAAACTGGAACCTTTTCTCGATAAAAAATTAAACAATCTTTCCGGAGGGTCAAAACAAAAGGTAAACCTTGTTTTGTGTTTTATGTTTGACAGCCCGCTTATTATTCTGGATGAGCCCACCTCAGGGCTTGATCCTGTATCGCTGTTGCGCCTGCGGGACCTTATTCAACAGGAAAAAGCTAAGGGAAAGACCATACTTATCACTTCCCATATCATGAGTTTTGTAGAAGAAGTGGCAGACAGGATCGTATTCCTGCTGGAAGGAAAGATCTATTTCAATGGAACTGTTACAGAACTTAAATCCTCTACAGGCCAACCCGATTTTGAACATGCTATTGCCAATATCTTAACTAAAAATAATGCTTAA
- a CDS encoding ABC transporter permease, giving the protein MLKILKYSFFDLSRSLWSYVYFLFYLFLGIVLLFLNNDLSNAVITLMNVIIILVPLIGTIFGVMYYYDSREFTELLLAQPIKRRTIFIGQYLGVAISLALSLILGLGIPFAAYGLFESAIIWNFFSLLVSGVFLTFIFTALAFNIALSNENKIKGFGLAILLWLFLAVVYDGIFLLILVYFQDYPLDKFALIASVLNPIDLSRILVLLKLDISALLGYTGAVFKQFFGTSQGLIISFGVLALWVVLPVYRIIRISAKKDF; this is encoded by the coding sequence ATGCTTAAAATTTTAAAATACAGTTTCTTTGACCTTTCCCGTAGCCTATGGAGCTACGTTTATTTCCTCTTTTATCTGTTTTTGGGCATTGTGCTGTTATTTCTTAACAATGACCTTTCCAATGCGGTAATTACCCTTATGAATGTTATCATAATCCTGGTACCATTAATAGGGACAATTTTTGGGGTAATGTATTACTATGATTCCCGGGAATTTACAGAGCTTCTGCTGGCGCAGCCCATAAAACGCCGTACTATTTTTATAGGCCAGTACCTGGGGGTTGCAATTTCGCTGGCGCTAAGCCTCATCCTTGGGTTGGGTATTCCATTTGCGGCTTACGGCTTATTTGAGTCGGCCATAATCTGGAATTTCTTTTCGCTGTTGGTATCGGGGGTGTTCCTCACCTTCATTTTCACGGCGCTGGCTTTTAATATTGCCTTGTCCAATGAGAATAAGATCAAGGGATTTGGCCTGGCCATTTTGCTCTGGTTGTTCCTGGCGGTGGTGTATGACGGGATATTTTTACTTATCCTGGTGTATTTCCAGGATTATCCCCTGGATAAATTTGCACTTATCGCGAGCGTATTAAATCCAATAGACCTTTCCCGTATCCTGGTGTTATTAAAGTTGGATATTTCAGCCTTGTTAGGTTATACCGGGGCGGTGTTCAAGCAATTCTTCGGCACCTCGCAGGGATTGATAATTTCATTTGGAGTACTTGCCCTGTGGGTGGTGCTACCGGTTTACAGGATCATAAGAATTTCAGCAAAAAAAGATTTTTAA